The sequence TTGGGTGAAAGCAGTAAATCTGCATTGAGATTTTTCTTCATGCTCTGTAGATGTAGTAGTTTCTCTTGTTGATCTTGAACTAGTTGCAGTAGTGCAGATATTAGCAGGATTTAATGGCAGCCTTTCAGGTTCTTTGTAATCAAGAGGAGGAGCAAAGTCTACTTCCAAGTCTGCGTCAAACACACTTATGGCAGATTCAGGTTTTGTTTCAACTATATTTATAGAATATATGGTGTTCTTGTAATCTAACTTAATGGTATCCCCTGTGGTCAAACAAGAGAAGTTCCTGAGAGAAACCTCCAAGAAAGCTTTTGGGTTGGATATGTCTAATAAATTCTTTGTCTGGGGCTGCAATTTCAAACTCGTCCCCTTTGGAAGAGTGGTATGCTTCAATTTGACTGTATCTCCTGGTTGTAGAAGCATATTTTCCATCATCCAAAGTGGCATATAAACTATACCCTCCTCAGCCACGAATTCAAGTACTCCACAGTGTGAGATGCAACCTGTGATGGTATTCTGAAGCTGGAAAAGCATTGGATACTCTATTTCTTGAGATATCAGACGAGAAAGAGCAGAAGGAGGCATTATAATTTTGTTGGCTTTTTCAAGCTCTGGTTTCTCAGTATAAATGGGAGGATAACATTGATAGATCTGCTCAAAAGTAGCAGCTTCTGCATACCAATTACTATCTTCATAAGGCCCTCCATACCTATATCTTCTATATCCATATCTTCTTTGATAAGATCCATCTTCATGTTCTTCTTCATGGTTGTTCATAACTTCTTCAGGTCCTCCATTTCCatatatattttcattatataAATTTTCATAATATCTTTCTTCTTCATGCGCATTCATATTTTCATCAATTCCATCTTCAAGATTTCTTTCTTCTTCATGTCCATATCTactttcatcagatccatcttcatAATAACTTTCTTCTTCATTTACATTCATATTTTCAAGCTTTCTTTCTTCTTCATGTCCATTGATATCTTCACCAGGTTCCTGTGCAGTTACGTATTCTCTTTTGTTGGGTTTTAGCAATTATATATAGATGTCATATAAAGGGTTGCGTCCTTTTTATTTTTAACAGTCGCGGTGTTAACTCTTAAGTGCTCCATCAATTTATAAATGAACCTATATAACTATTAATATGAAATAAgattggttttttaattttttggattgAAAGCTCTTTTACATGCAATGTAATTAAGAAAACGCGTAAAATGCAATTTAATATAATTACATCAGGAGCTTGGAGTGCATGTCTATCGTTCACCAAATTCGAACTTGTTGATTAATTCTTAAATGTTTAGTTAAAACGAATAAAGTTATTGTCTATATAATAATTCTGTGTATTGAATATAACTGTAAAGTTATTTGAAGAATTTTTGGCAATACTGAATTAACTTTTTTTTGTTATAGTAGAAATTTTTTTTATGAGAACTACCTCAAAAGAGATCGTGGCaccaaagaaagataaaactttgacTATTTATAAAAGATGGAACACCAAGAAGAGATTGACAAAACAATCAATTATATCTTTAGAGCCCACCCTATAACATAATAAGAAGCATGTTTTAAGCCTGCTCATGCTTTCTTTTCCTCAATTTATTTTGTTAAATCTACTAGTCCCTACAATATAAGGGTC is a genomic window of Cryptomeria japonica chromosome 7, Sugi_1.0, whole genome shotgun sequence containing:
- the LOC131067254 gene encoding uncharacterized protein LOC131067254, translating into MPPSALSRLISQEIEYPMLFQLQNTITGCISHCGVLEFVAEEGIVYMPLWMMENMLLQPGDTVKLKHTTLPKGTSLKLQPQTKNLLDISNPKAFLEVSLRNFSCLTTGDTIKLDYKNTIYSINIVETKPESAISVFDADLEVDFAPPLDYKEPERLPLNPANICTTATSSRSTRETTTSTEHEEKSQCRFTAFTQESES